A window of the Gammaproteobacteria bacterium genome harbors these coding sequences:
- the recJ gene encoding single-stranded-DNA-specific exonuclease RecJ, whose product MTVKKIIRRAIPDRMPTFSKPLHPVLVRLYAARKVGGDLELERGLERLAPVGALHNIERATEILVDAIEDQRRILVVGDFDADGATSSALAVRALRLCGAAEVDFLVPNRFEYGYGLTPEIVAVAARWQPDVLVTVDNGIASVEGVAAAKRLGMQVIVTDHHLPGAILPAADAIVNPNQSGCRFPSKNLAGVGVIFYVMLALRAALRANGWFERRSVAEPNLGQLLDLVALGTVADVVPLDHTNRILVAQGLARIRKGACSPGISALLEVGGRTQAQAVASDLGFIVGPRLNAAGRLEDMSIGIQCLLTDDRAQALRLAQELDRLNRERRSIEQEMQEQALSHLAQMQLEDGAELPSGLSLFDEDWHQGVIGILASRIKDRFHRPVIVFASAGAREIKGSARSVSGFHIRDGLDSIATRYPGLITKFGGHAMAAGLSLKQDRLEEFQAAFDEEVRRHLSTEDLQGVIWSDGALGAEDINLDLADELRHAGPWGQGFPEPVFDGEFGVINRRIVGERHLKLVLKMADGRSIDAIAFNHNDSDWPQGTEAVRIAYKLDINDYRGQRSPQLIVDYLEPV is encoded by the coding sequence ATGACAGTAAAAAAAATTATTCGCCGCGCCATTCCAGATCGGATGCCTACGTTCTCGAAGCCGCTGCATCCGGTATTGGTTCGGTTATATGCCGCCCGCAAGGTCGGTGGTGATCTGGAGTTGGAACGCGGGCTGGAGCGTTTGGCACCGGTGGGTGCGTTGCACAATATCGAACGTGCCACTGAAATTTTGGTGGACGCCATTGAAGATCAGCGGCGGATTTTGGTGGTGGGCGATTTTGATGCCGATGGTGCGACCAGTAGCGCGCTTGCAGTACGCGCCTTGCGCCTGTGCGGCGCTGCTGAGGTGGATTTTTTGGTACCTAATCGTTTTGAATATGGCTATGGTTTGACGCCGGAGATTGTCGCGGTGGCGGCTCGCTGGCAACCGGATGTGCTGGTGACGGTGGATAATGGTATCGCCAGCGTAGAAGGTGTTGCAGCGGCAAAGCGGCTGGGTATGCAAGTGATCGTCACCGACCACCATTTGCCAGGCGCGATTTTGCCAGCGGCGGATGCTATCGTTAATCCTAATCAGTCCGGATGCCGGTTCCCAAGTAAGAATCTCGCTGGCGTGGGTGTGATTTTTTACGTGATGTTGGCGTTACGCGCCGCGTTACGTGCGAATGGCTGGTTTGAACGCCGCAGTGTTGCAGAGCCGAACTTGGGGCAGCTGTTGGATTTGGTGGCCTTGGGCACTGTGGCTGATGTGGTGCCACTTGATCATACTAATCGTATTTTGGTGGCGCAAGGTTTGGCGCGGATTCGGAAAGGTGCGTGTAGTCCGGGAATTTCAGCGCTATTGGAAGTCGGTGGACGTACACAAGCACAAGCGGTAGCTTCAGACTTGGGATTTATTGTCGGGCCACGGTTGAACGCCGCAGGCCGCTTGGAAGACATGTCGATTGGCATTCAGTGTTTATTGACAGATGATCGTGCGCAGGCATTACGTCTGGCGCAGGAGCTCGATCGTCTCAATCGTGAGCGGCGATCGATTGAACAGGAGATGCAGGAACAGGCGCTGTCGCATCTGGCGCAAATGCAGTTGGAAGATGGTGCTGAATTGCCGAGTGGTTTGTCGTTATTTGATGAAGACTGGCATCAAGGTGTGATCGGGATTCTTGCGTCACGGATCAAGGATCGCTTTCATCGACCCGTGATTGTGTTTGCGAGTGCCGGCGCCAGGGAGATCAAGGGTTCGGCGCGTTCGGTGTCCGGCTTTCATATTCGTGATGGGCTGGATAGTATCGCCACCCGTTATCCGGGACTGATTACCAAGTTTGGTGGCCATGCCATGGCGGCGGGTTTGAGTCTTAAGCAGGATCGTCTTGAAGAATTCCAGGCGGCTTTCGATGAAGAAGTCAGGCGCCATTTGTCAACCGAGGATTTGCAAGGCGTGATCTGGAGCGATGGTGCGCTCGGAGCTGAGGATATTAATTTGGACTTGGCGGATGAGTTGCGTCATGCCGGTCCCTGGGGGCAGGGATTTCCTGAACCGGTGTTCGATGGTGAATTCGGTGTCATCAACCGGCGTATTGTGGGTGAGCGCCATCTGAAATTGGTGCTCAAAATGGCAGACGGTCGATCCATTGATGCCATTGCCTTTAATCACAATGACAGCGACTGGCCGCAGGGCACAGAGGCGGTACGGATCGCCTATAAACTCGATATTAACGATTATCGGGGGCAACGTAGCCCACAGTTGATTGTGGATTACCTGGAGCCGGTGTGA